Proteins encoded together in one Qingshengfaniella alkalisoli window:
- a CDS encoding LysR family transcriptional regulator translates to MDRPDLPLNALRVFEVAMRQGSFTKAAIELRVTQAAVSHQVARLEDLLGATLFLRTSQGLVPTDEGRLLFPVLEHGFDAMARVLGRLDGRRDIEVLKVGVNTTFALGWLMPRLELFRQAHPEIDLRISTNNNRVEILREGLDMAIRFGTGGWTGHEAIPLMDAPLAPLCAPALAARLLHPADLAQVTLLRSYRSAEWGGWFEAAGTACPPVTGPVFDSSVALAELAASGAGAALLPVAMFESYIAQGRLAQPFGVTVPAGWYYLAWPSDRQVTSAMRVFSSWLSGTSAE, encoded by the coding sequence ATGGACCGCCCCGACCTGCCACTCAATGCCCTACGGGTCTTTGAAGTTGCCATGCGGCAAGGCAGCTTCACAAAGGCCGCGATCGAGCTGCGCGTCACCCAGGCGGCGGTGAGCCACCAAGTCGCGCGGCTCGAGGACCTGCTCGGGGCCACCCTGTTTCTGCGTACCTCACAGGGTCTCGTGCCGACCGACGAGGGGCGCCTGCTTTTCCCGGTCCTCGAGCACGGGTTCGACGCGATGGCGCGGGTGCTGGGAAGGCTCGATGGTCGCCGGGATATCGAAGTGCTGAAGGTCGGGGTGAACACGACCTTCGCGCTTGGCTGGCTGATGCCGCGGCTCGAGCTGTTCCGTCAGGCGCATCCAGAGATCGACCTGCGCATCTCGACCAACAATAACCGCGTGGAGATCCTGCGCGAAGGACTCGACATGGCGATCCGCTTCGGCACCGGCGGCTGGACAGGGCATGAAGCGATCCCGCTGATGGACGCCCCGCTGGCCCCGCTCTGCGCCCCCGCACTGGCCGCGCGGCTGCTGCACCCCGCCGATCTGGCGCAGGTGACACTGCTGCGCAGTTATCGCAGCGCCGAATGGGGAGGATGGTTCGAGGCGGCGGGCACGGCCTGCCCACCGGTGACCGGCCCGGTTTTTGACAGTTCGGTGGCGCTTGCCGAGCTCGCAGCTTCGGGCGCTGGCGCGGCGCTGTTGCCAGTGGCGATGTTCGAAAGCTACATCGCGCAGGGCCGCCTTGCGCAGCCCTTCGGAGTTACCGTGCCGGCGGGGTGGTATTACCTCGCCTGGCCGTCGGATCGACAGGTGACCTCCGCGATGCGCGTGTTCTCAAGCTGGTTGTCAGGAACGAGCGCAGAATGA